A single window of Pseudoxanthobacter soli DSM 19599 DNA harbors:
- a CDS encoding FAD-containing oxidoreductase — translation MTRTFDAIVVGAGQAGPSMAGRLTAAGKTVAVIERQHFGGTCVNTGCKPTKTLVASAYAARMAARAAEYGVVLGAEPGIDMKRVQARAEKIIQDGRAGIESWLTGMEGCTVFRGHARFTGPHEIEVDGTAITAPLIFLNVGGRAAVPDLPGLGEVPFLTNSAMVELDVVPEHLVVIGGSYIGLEFAQMFRRFGARVTVVERSPRLIAREDEDVSATIREILEAEGVEIRTGAECLSFARHDAGVAVKVDCASGRPEIVGSHVLLAIGRRPNTDDLGLDAAGIATDARGYITVDDRLETSVSGVYALGDCNGRGAFTHTAYNDFEIAAANLIDGEDRKVSERIPGYALYTDPPLGRVGMTQAQARATGRPLLIAKRPMTRVGRAVEKGETQGFMKAVVDAETKRILGAAILGTGGDEAIHGILDVMNGDLPYTVFRRAVPIHPTVSELIPTLLEDLKPAE, via the coding sequence ATCGAGCGCCAGCATTTCGGCGGGACCTGCGTCAATACCGGCTGCAAGCCGACGAAAACGCTGGTCGCGAGCGCCTATGCCGCCCGGATGGCGGCGCGCGCCGCCGAATACGGCGTTGTCCTCGGCGCGGAGCCCGGCATCGACATGAAACGGGTGCAGGCCCGGGCGGAGAAGATCATCCAGGACGGTCGCGCCGGCATCGAATCCTGGCTCACGGGCATGGAAGGCTGCACGGTGTTTCGCGGCCATGCCCGCTTCACCGGTCCCCATGAGATCGAGGTCGACGGCACCGCGATCACGGCGCCGCTGATCTTCCTCAATGTCGGCGGACGTGCCGCGGTGCCGGATCTGCCCGGCCTCGGCGAGGTTCCGTTCCTGACCAACAGCGCGATGGTGGAACTCGACGTCGTCCCGGAGCATCTCGTGGTGATCGGCGGCTCCTATATCGGCCTCGAATTCGCGCAGATGTTCCGTCGCTTCGGCGCCAGGGTCACCGTGGTGGAACGAAGCCCGCGCCTGATCGCCCGCGAGGACGAGGACGTCTCCGCCACCATCCGCGAGATCCTGGAAGCAGAGGGTGTGGAAATTCGCACCGGGGCCGAGTGCCTCAGCTTCGCCCGGCACGATGCGGGCGTGGCGGTGAAGGTCGATTGCGCGTCCGGACGGCCGGAGATCGTCGGCTCACATGTGCTTCTCGCCATCGGACGCCGTCCGAACACCGACGATCTCGGGCTCGATGCGGCCGGCATCGCGACCGACGCCCGCGGCTACATCACCGTGGACGACCGGCTGGAAACGAGCGTGTCCGGCGTCTACGCGCTGGGGGATTGCAACGGCCGCGGCGCGTTCACCCATACCGCCTACAACGATTTCGAGATCGCCGCCGCCAACCTCATCGACGGCGAGGACCGCAAGGTCAGCGAGCGGATCCCGGGCTACGCGCTCTATACCGATCCGCCGCTCGGTCGCGTCGGCATGACCCAGGCGCAGGCGAGGGCGACCGGCCGGCCGCTTCTGATCGCCAAGAGGCCGATGACGCGGGTCGGACGGGCGGTGGAAAAAGGAGAGACGCAGGGCTTCATGAAGGCGGTCGTGGATGCGGAAACCAAGCGCATTCTGGGGGCTGCAATCCTTGGCACCGGGGGTGACGAGGCGATCCACGGCATCCTCGACGTCATGAATGGCGACCTGCCCTACACGGTCTTCCGCCGAGCCGTGCCGATCCATCCGACCGTGTCGGAACTGATCCCGACGCTGCTCGAGGACCTCAAGCCGG